Proteins found in one Megalobrama amblycephala isolate DHTTF-2021 linkage group LG5, ASM1881202v1, whole genome shotgun sequence genomic segment:
- the odc1 gene encoding ornithine decarboxylase has protein sequence MTTLTGSDFDFAFLEEGFCARDIVEQKINESSLSDDKDAFYVADLGDVLKKHLRWLRVLPRITPFYAVKCNDSRAVVTTLVSLGAGFDCASKTEIQIVQSVGVDSSRIIYANPCKQVSQIKYASAHGVQMMTFDSEVELMKVARCHDSAKLVLRIATDDSKAVCRLSVKFGATLKSSRLLLERAKDLGLDVIGVSFHVGSGCTDPETYSQAISDARYVFDMGAELGYNMTLLDIGGGFPGSDDTKLKFEEIAAVINPALDKYFPADSGVRIIAEPGRYYVASAYTLAVNIIAKKVIMKEQSASDEEEDGTNDRTLMYYVNDGVYGSFNCILYDHAHVLPTLHKKPKPDERMYPCSIWGPTCDGLDRIVEQCSLPDMQVGEWLLFENMGAYTVAASSTFNGFQKPDIYYIMSRTAWQCMQQIRAQGIPLPAEEQCTGNMPSHCGRESTLDVPAKPCPTQVL, from the exons ATGACCACTTTGACTGGATCAGACTTTGACTTCGCCTTCCTGGAGGAGGGATTCTGTGCACGTGATATCGTGGAACAGAAGATCAACGAGTCATCCTTATCA GATGACAAAGATGCCTTCTACGTGGCTGACCTGGGTGACGTCCTGAAGAAGCACCTCCGTTGGTTGCGCGTTTTACCCCGCATCACACCGTTCTATGCAGTGAAGTGCAACGACAGCAGGGCTGTCGTCACGACGCTGGTGTCTCTGGGAGCTGGATTCGACTGTGCGAGCAAG ACTGAGATCCAGATCGTGCAGTCTGTGGGTGTGGATTCCAGCAGGATCATCTATGCCAACCCCTGTAAGCAGGTGTCTCAGATCAAATACGCCTCTGCTCATGGAGTGCAGATGATGACATTTGACAGTGAAGTGGAGCTCATGAAGGTGGCCCGATGCCATGATAGTGCCAA ACTGGTTCTCCGTATCGCCACTGACGACTCCAAGGCCGTGTGCAGGTTAAGTGTGAAGTTTGGTGCCACGTTAAAGAGCAGCCGTCTGTTGCTGGAGAGAGCAAAGGATCTTGGGCTGGATGTGATTGGAGTCAGTTTCCATGTGGGCAGCGGCTGCACTGATCCTGAGACGTACAGCCAGGCAATCTCAGATGCACGCTATGTTtttgacatgggg GCGGAGCTGGGATATAACATGACCCTGCTTGATATTGGTGGAGGCTTTCCAGGCTCGGATGACACCAAACTGAAATTTGAAgag ATCGCTGCTGTGATTAACCCTGCACTGGATAAATACTTCCCTGCTGACTCCGGAGTGAGGATAATTGCTGAACCTGGCCGCTATTACGTGGCGTCTGCATACACTCTGGCGGTCAACATCATTGCCAAAAAGGTCATCATGAAGGAGCAATCTGCCTCTGATG AAGAAGAGGATGGGACCAATGACAGAACCTTGATGTACTATGTGAATGATGGCGTTTATGGTTCCTTCAACTGCATTCTGTACGACCATGCGCATGTCTTGCCCACTCTGCACAAG AAACCCAAGCCTGATGAGCGCATGTACCCATGCAGCATTTGGGGCCCAACCTGCGATGGGCTCGACCGCATTGTGGAGCAATGCAGCCTGCCTGACATGCAGGTGGGCGAATGGCTGCTTTTCGAGAACATGGGTGCCTACACTGTAGCTGCGTCCTCCACCTTCAATGGCTTCCAGAAACCAGATATTTATTACATCATGTCCCGAACAGCCTG GCAGTGCATGCAGCAGATCCGTGCCCAGGGGATTCCACTTCCTGCTGAGGAGCAATGCACTGGAAACATGCCATCGCACTGCGGACGCGAGAGCACCTTGGACGTGCCAGCCAAGCCATGCCCTACTCAAGTGTTGTAA